The Halogeometricum borinquense DSM 11551 DNA window GCAAGATAACGGTTTGTGCCTTCCGGACGTTGACTTCTGAAAACAGGATCTCAGACACTCTCACGGCTCGTTATCGGGTATTCACCAACTAACTATTTTCACTGGAACGAAACGACGGAGCAAATGAAACGGTTCCTCGTCGTCCTCACGTGTCTCGCTGTCCTCCTTGCAGGAGTCAGTATCAGTGCAAACGCTGTCGAAGCGCAGTCGAACGAAACAACCTACTCGCTGGACACCCCCGGAAGCGTCACCGTCCACGACCGGAAAGCGACCATCGGCGGAACAGAGAGGGACATCACCTCACTTGTCGGGATGTATCCGGGTGAAGAGGTGCTTGTCAACGTGGCCGCACCAGCAGACGAACTCGCCGTTGTTACCGTCCGGACGGCGGACGGAACCGTCCGCCAGAAGGATAGTGTGACGACAGGTGAGAGTGTTCTCGTAGACAGTTCCGAATACGACCCCGGTACCTACTACCTCGTACTCTCGACAGATGGGCAGGTACGAACGGTCAGCCTCCTCATCGTCTCGAAGTACCGAGTGAGTTTCGGATTCGACTCGATAACAGATGAGGCGCTTACCGGTGATGTGACGGTTGCTGGTGGCGTCAGTGATGCCGAATCGGTCCAACTTGTCCTCTCGAACGATGAAGCCGACTTCCGGACGGAGGCCGGGACAGTGCGCAAGGGCCTCCACGACTTCAGTCTCGCACTTGAGGACGTTCCCGACGGAAACTACACCGCGATCATCGAAGTCGTCAAGACGGAAGCGAACGGCACGAGGACGATACTCGCCACGAGTCAAGTCCGCACAGTCACTGTCGGATCAACCGACACCGGTGAGAGCGTTGCCGTCGCATCCGATACAACGGAGACGGAGGCTGGCCCAACTGACGCATCTGCCGAGGTGAAGACCGCAACCAAGACCGCTGGGCTGGACAACGGTGAAACTGTTGCACCGACCGAGTCGGACTCAACGGTTCCCGACCTCAGTCCGGCCG harbors:
- a CDS encoding T9SS type A sorting domain-containing protein, which translates into the protein MKRFLVVLTCLAVLLAGVSISANAVEAQSNETTYSLDTPGSVTVHDRKATIGGTERDITSLVGMYPGEEVLVNVAAPADELAVVTVRTADGTVRQKDSVTTGESVLVDSSEYDPGTYYLVLSTDGQVRTVSLLIVSKYRVSFGFDSITDEALTGDVTVAGGVSDAESVQLVLSNDEADFRTEAGTVRKGLHDFSLALEDVPDGNYTAIIEVVKTEANGTRTILATSQVRTVTVGSTDTGESVAVASDTTETEAGPTDASAEVKTATKTAGLDNGETVAPTESDSTVPDLSPAVLFAILVSLAIVSRIRRLTR